Within Oceanidesulfovibrio indonesiensis, the genomic segment CCGGCAGGATGTGGACCAGCAGACATTGGTCCGTGGACCCCTGCACGTTGGATTCGCCGCGCAGCGCATTGATGCCGCCGCCAGCCATGCCGGTGTTGCCCAGGAGCAACTGAACTATGGCCATGGCGCGGATGTTCTGCACGCCGACGGTGTGCTGGGTCTGGCCCATTGCGTACATGAATGTGCCGGACTTGTCTGGTTTGCCCGTGGCCGCATAGGCTTTGTAGATCTCTTCGAGCACCTTCTTGTCCGCGCCGGAGACCTGAGCGACGGTGTCGAGGTCATAGCGCGAGTAATGCTTTTTCATGTGCTGGAACACAGTGGCCGGATCCTTGAGCGAAGGATCCTGCTTGGGGACGCCGTTCTCGTCCAGCTGGAATGTCCAGGAGGACTTGTCGTATTTGCCGGTTTTGGGATCGTAGCCGGAGAAGATGCCGTCCTTGAAGGAGAAATCTTCCGAAAGCAGAAACGATGCGTTCGTATAGTTGGTGACGTAGTCCTTGAAGTACAGGTCGTTATCAAGGATGTACTTGATCAATCCACCAAAAATCGCGATATCCGAGCCGGAGCGCATGGCGCCGTAGATGTCGCATTTCGTCGCTGTTCTCGTGAAGCGTGGGTCCATGTGGATCAGGGTTGCGCCCTGTTCCTTGGCTCTCAGCACCCACTTGAAGGAGATGGGGTGGTTTTCGGCAGGGTTGCTGCCAATCATGAAAATGCAATCACTGTTCTTGATGTCGATCCAGTGATTGGTCATCGCGCCGCGTCCGAACGACTCTGCCAGAGCCGCAACAGTAGCGCTGTGTCAAATACGCGCCTGGTGCTCTATGTACACCAGGCCAAGGGATCGGAGGAATGACTGGTAGACCCAGCACTCCTCGTTGTCGAGAGCAGCGGAGCCGACGGATGCGATACCGTTGGTGCGGTTGACGATCTGTCCCTTGTCATTTTTGAGGGCAAAGGATTCGTCGCGGGACTTTTTCACCCGCTTGGCGATTTCCTTGAGCATCCAGTCCCAGGACTTTTCTTCCCACTTGTCCGACTTGGGCGCGCGGTACAGGGGTTTGAGGATGCGGCTCTCGTTTTCGGCAAGCTGGTAGATGGACGCGCCCTTGGCGCACAGCGAGCCCTCGTTGACCGGGTGGTCGGGGTCGCCTTCTACGTTGATCGCGCGTTTGGTCTTCGTGTCCGTGTGGACGATAAGACCGCAGCCGACCGAGCAATAACAGCAGACTGACGTGGTTTCCTTCGCTTCGCGGGTCTTGAGCGCCAGCTTCTGCGCCCGCGCCGTAGTGGGCGTGAGGCTGAAGCCCAGCCCCCCGAATGCTCCTGCGGCCGCAGTGGCTGCCGAGAGCTGGAGGAACTTCCTGCGGTTGAATTCCATATGTAGCCTCCGAAGTTGAGTGAGTGTGACGATCCTAGCCCGCCCGGATTTCCCGCGAGAGCGCGACCATGAGCGCATATCCCCATGACATGGACTCCTCGCCCCGAGGCTCTGGAATCCATACGGTGCTTCCCGGCGCCGCCCGAACGCACGTCAGCGACATGGCCCTGGCAACAGCGGGGCTCATGTCGAATCCGAGTCCGAAAAACGGGGCGGAGGGTTGGTTGGTGTATGCGTTCATGGGTTCATGCTCCACGAATGATTCCGGCGGGCGCGAGCCCGGGAATAAGTTCGTGTAAGCATAATTCCCAAATGCGCGAAATGCCGCAAAGCAAGCGGCGGCGCACTCACCCAAGGTCAGGCACAAAGGTGCACAGCAGGCGGGATATTTCTTCGAAGATGTCGGCGTTCCGGTGGTTGTAACGGAATTCCAGTTCCTTGAGGTACAGAGGGAAGCGTTCCGGCGCAATGCCGCGATAGCGGCGCAGCCGCTCCTTGGCGAATCGCCAGAACTGCTGGGTCGTGTCCACGGCGAGCCCCTTGTCCTTGTGGGCCACCGGGTTGCCCTGCCAGTCTCTCCATATCTCCTGGGGTCCGCTCACCAGCAGGGAAAGATAGGGGGAAAAACGGTCAGTGTAGACCACGGAGCCGAGTGCGGCCGTGCGCAGCCGGAAGTTGCGTTTGAAATGGATGAGCGACTCCACGTTGAGGTCGGGCAGAATGTCCAGAAAGGCTAGGCCGCCTTGCTCCACCAGACCGAATATTGGCGGCCAACAGGAATCGTCATGCGCCGCATCCGCGGGCGCGTGGGATTTGAGCACGTCCCGTCCAAGTCCGGCCTCGTACAGCTGGTGCGCGTCCAGCGCCTGCGCCGCGATGGCCAGGCGGATGGTGTTCAACGCCTTGGCCACGGTGTTGGGCGCCAGGCAGGTCTGCTGGGCAATGGTGGATTGCGGGACCTCCAGCTCGAAGAGCTTGATGACCCGTAGCCAGTCCTGTGGCGAGAGGTTGCCGATGTTCAGGAAACGACGGCTGAAATCGTGGAAGGTGTATTTACAGCGGGCGCAGCGGCGACGACCTGAAGAGAGAGGGTACAGCTTGCGGTGGCGACAGCGAGGACAAAAGCGTTGATGGTTTTTCCAGCAAAAACCCAACAGGTATTTCCTGGCGGAGTTTTCATTGCGAATCAGGTTTTCATAGGAAATGAGGTCCATGGCTCTGCCGCTCGGGGAGTGACAGAATAAGTATTTGAGATTTTTTGTTGTGTCAACGCTGTCATAGACTCAGCCGCCAATGGACGACATGCGCTTATTGCACACGGCGTTACGTTCCCTGGTGAGTTGTTTCAAAAGTTCATAGCCCAGCGGCTTGATAGCGCCGCACTGGGTGATGATCTTCTTCACCGATTCGCGGCCGAGTTTAGGGTGCCGGAGCGCGGGCCGCAGTTTGTACTCGCGGTCCGAGAACAGGCAGGTGCGCAACCGGCCGTCCGAAGATATTCGCAGTCGGTTGCAGGCGTCGCAGAAGTGGTTGGTGAGCGGCGAGATGACGCCGATGGCGCCGAGACCGCCCGCAATGCGGAACATGCGCGCCGGCCCGCTCGTGTAGGATGTGGCTTCCCGGCCTTCCCGCTCTCCGGCGTCCACGTCCGTGTCACCGTTTTGGGGCGGCCCGGGCATGGGGATGAGGTCGGCATGCTTGCGCGCCTCGGCGAGCACGTCGTCCGACGACCAGAAGCGCTCCCTCTCCCAGGTGGTGCCGCCACCCACGGGCATGAACTCGATGAAACGCACGTGGATGGGCCGCTTGCGCGCAAGCTCAATGAAGGCGGGCAGGTCGGTCTCGTTCACCCCGCGCATGGCCACGGCGTTGATCTTCACGGGAATGCCGGCGTTCATGCATGCCTCGATGCCGCCCCATACGGCGCAGAAGGCATCCAGGCCCGTGACTTCCGCAAACCGCTTGGGGTCGAGCGAGTCCAGGGAGATGTTCACCGCCTTGAGTCCCAGGTCCTTGAGTCGCGGCGCCACCGGGGCGAGCAATACGCCGTTGGTGGTAAG encodes:
- a CDS encoding transposase, which produces MDLISYENLIRNENSARKYLLGFCWKNHQRFCPRCRHRKLYPLSSGRRRCARCKYTFHDFSRRFLNIGNLSPQDWLRVIKLFELEVPQSTIAQQTCLAPNTVAKALNTIRLAIAAQALDAHQLYEAGLGRDVLKSHAPADAAHDDSCWPPIFGLVEQGGLAFLDILPDLNVESLIHFKRNFRLRTAALGSVVYTDRFSPYLSLLVSGPQEIWRDWQGNPVAHKDKGLAVDTTQQFWRFAKERLRRYRGIAPERFPLYLKELEFRYNHRNADIFEEISRLLCTFVPDLG
- the moaA gene encoding GTP 3',8-cyclase MoaA is translated as MTRSTPPRPLTDLHGRTVNYIRLSVTDRCNLRCFYCRAGKDTPFMPHEEILRYEDLLELIAIAEELGVRKVRLTGGEPLVRRDFMDFLETAVARHPRMDFRLTTNGVLLAPVAPRLKDLGLKAVNISLDSLDPKRFAEVTGLDAFCAVWGGIEACMNAGIPVKINAVAMRGVNETDLPAFIELARKRPIHVRFIEFMPVGGGTTWERERFWSSDDVLAEARKHADLIPMPGPPQNGDTDVDAGEREGREATSYTSGPARMFRIAGGLGAIGVISPLTNHFCDACNRLRISSDGRLRTCLFSDREYKLRPALRHPKLGRESVKKIITQCGAIKPLGYELLKQLTRERNAVCNKRMSSIGG